Proteins co-encoded in one Hymenobacter swuensis DY53 genomic window:
- a CDS encoding CatB-related O-acetyltransferase, with product MLGPDPTVLHPLPHHRKLVFLKNLVTRPTILVGDYTYYDDLDDPANFERNVLYHFDFIGDRLIIGNFCALASGVKFIMNGGNHETTPVSTYPFAIFGGGWEAAMQGQSVTEKYPSKGDTVVGNDVWIGHEATIMPGVHIGNGAVVATKAVVTRNVPAYAIVAGNPARLVRFRFDEDTIARLEKLAWWHWSAEKITHHLGLLMAADVAALEQAE from the coding sequence ATGCTCGGCCCCGATCCTACTGTACTGCACCCGTTACCGCACCACCGCAAACTGGTGTTCCTGAAAAACCTGGTCACCCGCCCCACTATTCTCGTGGGCGACTACACCTACTACGACGACTTGGATGACCCCGCCAATTTCGAGCGAAACGTGCTGTATCACTTCGACTTCATCGGGGACCGGCTCATCATCGGTAACTTCTGCGCCCTGGCTTCCGGTGTGAAGTTCATTATGAACGGCGGCAACCATGAAACCACGCCCGTTTCCACGTATCCGTTTGCTATTTTCGGCGGTGGCTGGGAAGCGGCTATGCAGGGACAGTCAGTGACGGAGAAATACCCTTCGAAAGGCGACACGGTAGTGGGCAATGACGTCTGGATCGGCCATGAAGCCACCATCATGCCCGGCGTACATATTGGTAATGGGGCCGTGGTGGCGACCAAGGCCGTGGTAACGAGAAACGTGCCGGCCTACGCCATTGTGGCTGGTAATCCGGCCCGGCTAGTGCGTTTCCGCTTTGATGAGGACACCATTGCCCGCCTGGAAAAGCTGGCCTGGTGGCACTGGTCCGCCGAGAAAATCACGCACCATCTGGGCCTGCTCATGGCCGCCGATGTAGCGGCGCTGGAACAAGCCGAATAA
- a CDS encoding YeeE/YedE family protein: MLDFLRQPWPWYVAGPLIGLTVPVLLLLGNKALGISSSLRHICAACVPAGLPFLTYNWRKEAWNLWFVLGIALGGLLGYRVLGHPEVIAISAATVRDLRAELHLTDFSGLLPRELFALENLSSWRGWVFMVLGGFLVGFGTRYAGGCTSGHAISGLSNLQWVSLVAVIGFFAGGLLMTWVVYPLLF, encoded by the coding sequence ATGCTTGATTTTCTTCGCCAGCCCTGGCCCTGGTACGTGGCCGGGCCGCTTATCGGCCTGACGGTGCCGGTTTTACTGTTGCTCGGCAACAAGGCCCTGGGCATCAGTAGCTCGCTGCGCCACATCTGCGCCGCCTGCGTGCCCGCCGGGCTGCCGTTTCTCACCTACAACTGGCGCAAGGAAGCCTGGAACCTGTGGTTTGTGCTGGGCATTGCGTTGGGCGGCCTGCTGGGTTACCGGGTGCTGGGCCACCCCGAGGTCATTGCCATTTCGGCCGCCACCGTGCGCGACCTGCGGGCCGAGCTGCACCTCACCGATTTTTCCGGCTTGCTGCCCCGGGAGCTGTTCGCCCTGGAAAACCTGAGCAGCTGGCGCGGCTGGGTATTTATGGTGCTGGGCGGCTTTCTGGTGGGCTTCGGCACGCGCTACGCCGGCGGCTGCACCTCGGGCCACGCCATTTCAGGCCTGTCCAACCTGCAATGGGTGTCGTTGGTGGCCGTCATCGGCTTTTTCGCGGGCGGCCTGCTCATGACCTGGGTCGTGTATCCGCTGTTGTTTTAA
- a CDS encoding ankyrin repeat domain-containing protein has translation MKKLLLVFALFLAASTCLLAQTATQRVYAAVMKNQPADVEKLLAAGADANAPVEMMPGFPTTFLVIAAGNGHLEVVQALLKNKAQVDKPDSFGVTPLMAAAAQGSLEVTQFLLSSGANPKAKDKEGKDVLATAKEGGSAEVVKYIQSKLK, from the coding sequence ATGAAAAAACTTCTTCTCGTTTTTGCGCTATTTCTGGCTGCCTCTACCTGCCTGCTGGCCCAGACGGCCACGCAAAGAGTGTATGCAGCCGTGATGAAAAACCAGCCGGCCGACGTGGAGAAGCTACTGGCCGCCGGGGCTGATGCCAATGCCCCCGTGGAAATGATGCCGGGTTTCCCCACCACGTTTCTGGTCATTGCGGCCGGCAACGGACATCTGGAAGTGGTGCAAGCTCTCCTCAAAAACAAAGCCCAGGTAGATAAACCAGATTCCTTCGGTGTGACGCCACTTATGGCCGCTGCTGCTCAAGGTAGTCTAGAGGTGACGCAGTTTCTGCTCAGCAGCGGGGCCAACCCCAAAGCCAAGGATAAGGAAGGCAAGGACGTGCTGGCAACGGCCAAAGAAGGTGGCAGTGCCGAGGTAGTAAAATACATCCAGAGTAAGCTAAAATAG
- a CDS encoding TonB-dependent receptor, giving the protein MATTAAPASDRHNGDDDTAQRGRLTGRVLDEKGEPVEGVMVALKGTSFGTTTGSDGQFRLSAPAGSYQLVVSSLGFATQEVTATVVAGETITVPAFAVIRSQQQLNEVTVTGNRSLNERPVAIGKLPIAPLDLPQSTFTVERQTLEQQQVLRVSDVLANVSGVYVSGNTGGYQEEISGRGFAFGSSNTFKNGVRYNNSILPETSSLERFEVLKGSNAILYGNVAAGGVLNLVTKKPRFEQGGSVGLRVGSYDFYKPTLDLYGAVNGSEHVAFRVNTTYENSRSFRSEVKGERFYVNPSLLFKIGSKTDFLLEGDYLKDNRTPDFGIGAINYRIPDVPRSRFLNTSWANIGTEQKSATATLTHHLNDTWQVRGVAAYQGFSNNLRSASRPSNVRDSVDVFSGVDKNGKPIKILTGSPALYGNQVRSLQASNTDEDYFLGQLDVTGKVRTGFLKHTVLVGMDADKYNTLAIAYNAIGRYDSINVFNAERYAENSAVPNFTRNTRTYSPIRRVGAYVQDLIEITEKLKLLAGVRYSYQETGSIVHTYKDSKTDERPKRYDDAFSPRLGLVYQPLKTLSVFASYANSFNTNGGMDNTGAALPPSIIDQYEVGVKNELFNGLLSANVTAYRIVNSNLAQTILVGTPNYNINIPTAQELAGEVTSKGVELDVQSKPVQGWSVIGGYSYNRTAYTESNIYTIGSLLRYNPNHTANASVFYTFENGLLQGLNLGLTTLYIGERQAGRSTRGNVQGDNFRLIPLPSYTQLDASVGYTYDRLSLRLKLSNVLNKLSYNVHDDNSVNPIAPRLFAATVGYRL; this is encoded by the coding sequence GTGGCTACAACTGCAGCCCCTGCATCCGACCGCCACAACGGCGACGATGATACCGCACAGCGGGGCCGGCTAACTGGCCGGGTACTGGATGAAAAAGGGGAGCCGGTGGAAGGAGTGATGGTGGCACTGAAAGGCACTTCGTTCGGCACTACCACGGGTTCCGATGGGCAGTTTCGCCTCTCGGCTCCGGCCGGTTCGTATCAACTGGTAGTGAGCAGCCTGGGTTTTGCTACGCAGGAAGTAACCGCTACCGTTGTGGCGGGCGAAACTATCACGGTGCCGGCCTTTGCGGTTATTCGGAGCCAGCAGCAGCTCAATGAAGTAACCGTAACCGGCAACCGCAGCCTCAACGAGCGGCCGGTGGCCATCGGCAAGCTGCCCATTGCCCCGCTGGATCTGCCTCAGAGCACCTTCACCGTGGAGCGCCAGACGCTGGAGCAGCAGCAGGTACTGCGCGTGAGCGACGTGCTGGCCAACGTGAGCGGCGTGTACGTGAGCGGCAATACGGGCGGCTATCAGGAAGAAATTTCGGGCCGGGGCTTTGCGTTCGGAAGCAGCAACACCTTCAAGAACGGGGTGCGTTACAACAACAGCATTCTGCCCGAAACCAGCTCATTAGAGCGGTTTGAGGTGCTAAAGGGCAGCAATGCCATCCTCTACGGCAACGTGGCGGCTGGCGGCGTCCTGAACCTAGTGACCAAAAAGCCCCGCTTCGAGCAGGGCGGTTCGGTGGGGCTGCGCGTGGGCAGCTATGATTTCTACAAGCCTACGCTGGACTTGTACGGGGCCGTGAACGGCAGTGAGCATGTGGCCTTCCGGGTGAACACCACCTACGAAAACAGCCGCAGCTTCCGCAGCGAGGTAAAGGGCGAGCGGTTTTACGTGAACCCATCTTTGCTCTTTAAAATCGGCAGCAAGACCGATTTCCTGCTGGAAGGCGACTACCTGAAGGACAACCGCACGCCCGATTTCGGCATCGGGGCCATTAATTACCGCATTCCGGATGTGCCGCGCAGCCGCTTTCTGAACACCAGCTGGGCCAACATCGGCACGGAGCAGAAATCGGCCACTGCCACCCTCACCCACCACCTCAACGACACCTGGCAGGTGCGCGGCGTGGCAGCTTACCAGGGCTTCAGTAACAACCTACGCTCGGCCTCCCGCCCCAGCAACGTGCGTGACTCGGTGGACGTGTTCAGCGGCGTGGATAAGAACGGTAAACCCATCAAAATCCTGACCGGCAGCCCGGCACTCTACGGCAACCAGGTGCGCAGCCTACAGGCCAGCAATACCGACGAGGACTATTTCCTGGGCCAACTGGACGTGACGGGCAAGGTGCGCACCGGCTTCCTAAAACACACCGTGCTGGTAGGTATGGACGCCGACAAGTACAACACGCTGGCCATTGCCTACAACGCCATCGGCCGTTACGACTCCATCAACGTCTTTAACGCGGAGCGTTACGCTGAGAACAGCGCCGTACCCAACTTCACGCGCAACACCCGCACCTATTCGCCCATCCGGCGCGTGGGGGCCTACGTGCAGGACCTCATCGAAATTACCGAGAAGCTGAAGCTGCTGGCCGGCGTGCGGTACAGCTACCAGGAAACCGGCAGTATCGTGCACACTTACAAGGATAGTAAGACAGATGAGCGCCCCAAACGTTACGATGACGCCTTCTCGCCCCGGCTGGGCCTGGTGTATCAGCCGCTGAAAACCCTGTCGGTTTTTGCTTCCTACGCCAACTCCTTCAACACCAACGGCGGCATGGATAACACCGGCGCGGCCCTGCCGCCGTCCATCATCGACCAGTACGAAGTGGGCGTGAAGAACGAGTTATTCAACGGGTTGCTGTCGGCTAACGTGACGGCCTACCGCATTGTGAACAGCAACCTGGCCCAGACAATTCTGGTGGGTACGCCCAACTACAACATCAACATCCCCACGGCTCAGGAGTTGGCCGGGGAGGTAACCAGCAAGGGCGTGGAACTGGACGTGCAGAGCAAGCCCGTGCAGGGCTGGTCGGTGATTGGCGGGTACAGCTACAACCGCACCGCCTACACCGAGAGCAACATCTACACCATCGGTAGCCTGCTGCGCTACAACCCCAACCACACGGCCAACGCCAGCGTGTTCTACACCTTCGAGAACGGTTTGCTTCAGGGTCTGAACCTGGGCCTGACTACGTTGTACATCGGGGAACGGCAGGCCGGCCGCAGCACCCGAGGCAACGTGCAGGGCGACAACTTTCGCCTGATTCCGCTGCCTTCCTACACCCAGCTCGATGCCTCCGTGGGCTACACCTACGACCGGCTGAGCCTGCGCCTGAAGCTCTCGAACGTGCTCAACAAGCTCAGCTACAACGTGCACGATGACAACAGCGTGAACCCCATTGCCCCCCGCCTGTTCGCGGCCACCGTGGGCTACCGGCTGTAA
- a CDS encoding PepSY-associated TM helix domain-containing protein has protein sequence MKVFFRNIHLYLSLVSGLIIAVVCLTGGVLVFEKELEQAWHPERYFVQPTTAALPLARLQQAVTAYKADAKITGVKVYADPARTVEFSLAGAPGGPGSEKGGKPGEARTETRPEGPRSENRGEKGPEGKGGKGEKGGKGGGEGGRGPTVFVNPYTAAVIGELNYRETVFFTMMALHRGMVGGAIGKLIVGVSTVMFLFIIGTGIVLWWPATRKAVKQRLQVKWSGGWKRLNHDLHIVLGFYSALFLFVFAFTGLAWSFEWFNKGIFTLTNSPMERPEPPVSAAPVAAAPEVAAAPGAPQGLTADAALTRARQLAPTAVYYALQLPKEPTASIRVATLRPNATYENATDEVYLDQYSGQVLRTQTYEQRNLGQRVRGLFKPVHTGAIFGWPSKIISLVVCLLGFTFPITGIIMWLNRLKKGRKQKRRVAVA, from the coding sequence ATGAAAGTCTTTTTCCGCAATATTCACCTATACCTCAGCCTGGTTTCGGGGCTGATTATTGCCGTGGTGTGCCTGACTGGGGGCGTGCTGGTTTTTGAGAAAGAGCTGGAGCAGGCCTGGCACCCCGAGCGGTACTTCGTGCAGCCCACCACGGCCGCATTGCCCCTAGCTCGCCTGCAGCAAGCCGTAACAGCCTACAAAGCCGACGCCAAAATCACGGGCGTGAAAGTGTATGCCGACCCGGCCCGCACCGTGGAGTTCAGCTTGGCCGGCGCGCCCGGTGGCCCTGGCAGCGAGAAAGGAGGCAAGCCCGGCGAGGCCCGCACAGAGACGCGCCCCGAAGGCCCGCGCAGCGAGAACCGGGGCGAAAAAGGCCCCGAAGGTAAAGGTGGTAAGGGCGAGAAAGGCGGTAAGGGTGGCGGCGAAGGAGGCCGCGGCCCAACTGTTTTCGTGAACCCCTACACGGCCGCCGTCATCGGAGAGCTGAACTATCGTGAAACCGTGTTTTTCACTATGATGGCGTTGCACCGGGGCATGGTGGGTGGTGCCATCGGTAAACTTATCGTGGGCGTGAGCACCGTCATGTTTCTGTTCATCATTGGGACGGGTATTGTGCTATGGTGGCCGGCCACGCGCAAAGCCGTGAAGCAGCGGCTGCAAGTGAAATGGAGCGGTGGCTGGAAGCGCCTCAACCACGATTTGCACATCGTGCTGGGGTTTTACTCAGCCCTGTTCCTGTTCGTGTTTGCCTTCACGGGGCTGGCGTGGTCGTTTGAGTGGTTCAATAAGGGCATCTTCACCCTGACTAACTCGCCTATGGAGCGCCCCGAGCCGCCAGTTTCGGCCGCCCCGGTTGCCGCGGCTCCGGAGGTTGCTGCCGCTCCGGGCGCGCCCCAGGGCCTGACCGCCGATGCGGCCCTGACTCGCGCCCGGCAGTTGGCCCCCACGGCCGTGTACTACGCCCTACAGCTTCCCAAAGAGCCTACTGCCAGCATTCGGGTAGCTACCCTGCGCCCCAATGCCACCTACGAAAATGCCACCGACGAAGTGTACCTCGACCAGTACAGCGGCCAGGTATTGCGCACTCAAACCTACGAGCAGCGCAACCTAGGCCAGCGCGTGCGGGGCCTGTTCAAGCCGGTACATACCGGGGCCATTTTCGGCTGGCCGTCCAAAATTATCAGCTTGGTGGTGTGTCTGCTGGGCTTTACCTTTCCCATTACTGGCATCATCATGTGGCTAAACCGGCTCAAAAAGGGCCGCAAACAGAAACGGCGCGTGGCGGTGGCCTAA
- a CDS encoding LLM class flavin-dependent oxidoreductase — protein MNSTDHTSPAIQLSVLDQSPVPLGRTPREALQHTVELARLSDRLGFTRFWVSEHHNTRTLAGSSPEVLLARLGAETQRIRLGSGGVMLPHYAPLKVAENFRLLEALYPGRIDLGIGRAPGTDRITAHALNPHNQFRDEDFAEQLMDLRAFLRDEVVEDTIHARVKAAPFVDTVPELWLLSSSGQSGLFAAHVGAAFSFAHFINPNGGPRMVQTYRERFRPSPELAAPQANVATFVACADTAGHAQALADNLALQMLKLETGQFTPIEAVETVNVRHLSADLQARLAYHHTRIVSGTPDKVKAELEALAASYGVEEVVAVTITHDYDDRLRSYELLADTFALQTRPALQPALAI, from the coding sequence ATGAATTCCACTGACCATACTTCCCCGGCTATACAACTCAGCGTGCTCGACCAGTCGCCGGTGCCGCTGGGGCGCACTCCGCGCGAGGCTTTGCAGCACACCGTAGAGCTGGCCCGCCTCTCCGACCGGCTGGGCTTCACCCGCTTCTGGGTTTCGGAACACCACAATACACGCACGTTGGCCGGTTCCTCGCCGGAGGTGCTGCTGGCCCGCCTCGGTGCCGAAACCCAGCGCATCCGGCTGGGTTCGGGCGGCGTGATGCTGCCCCACTACGCTCCGCTGAAGGTGGCCGAGAACTTCCGCCTGCTCGAAGCCCTCTACCCCGGCCGCATTGATTTGGGCATCGGGCGCGCCCCGGGCACCGACCGGATTACGGCCCACGCTCTCAACCCCCACAACCAGTTCCGCGACGAAGACTTTGCCGAGCAGCTGATGGACCTGCGGGCGTTTCTACGGGATGAGGTGGTGGAGGATACCATTCATGCCCGCGTGAAGGCGGCGCCCTTCGTGGACACCGTGCCGGAACTATGGCTGCTCAGCTCCAGCGGGCAAAGCGGGCTGTTTGCGGCCCACGTGGGGGCGGCCTTCAGCTTCGCACACTTCATCAACCCCAACGGCGGCCCCCGTATGGTGCAGACCTACCGGGAGCGGTTCCGGCCCTCGCCCGAGTTGGCGGCCCCGCAGGCCAACGTGGCCACCTTCGTAGCCTGCGCCGACACGGCCGGCCACGCCCAGGCTTTGGCAGATAACTTGGCGTTGCAGATGCTGAAGCTGGAAACCGGCCAGTTTACCCCCATTGAAGCCGTGGAAACAGTGAACGTGCGCCACCTCTCCGCCGATTTGCAGGCCCGCCTGGCCTACCACCACACCCGCATCGTGAGCGGCACTCCGGATAAGGTAAAAGCCGAACTGGAAGCCCTGGCCGCGTCCTACGGCGTGGAGGAAGTGGTAGCCGTCACCATCACCCATGACTACGACGACCGGCTCCGTTCCTATGAATTGCTGGCCGATACCTTTGCCTTGCAAACCCGCCCAGCATTGCAGCCGGCGCTGGCTATTTAA
- a CDS encoding MGH1-like glycoside hydrolase domain-containing protein, which yields MTQEQARLAQHQNGAALWKKFGPYLTERQWGTVREDYSPDGNAWNYLTHDMARSVAYRWGEEGLGGLSDDQQHLCLAVGLWNGQDELLKERLFGLTNGEGNHGEDVKEQYYYLDSTPSHSYMKMLYKYPQREFPYEELRQENARRTRQDPEFELLDTGIFAENRYFDVFIEYAKAGSEDILLQITVHNRGPEAAPLHVLPQLWFRNTWAWGYENKSAVPLLRATGPATAQAEHPALGRYHVYSDQPAALLFCDNDTNFHRTGGPSGTAKNGRYFKDGINDYLVGGDYTAVNPNRQGTKMAAHHSLEIGPGEARVVRFRLSPQELAAPFADFDTIVAERLREADDFYSCMQQEVADNADARNIQRQAFAGMLWSKQFYYYDVTQWLDGDPALPRLPARRRKGRNSNWRHLHNQDIISMPDKWEYPWYAAWDLAFHCIPLAMVDADFAKNQLRLLCRDWYLHPSGQLPAYEWNLNDVNPPVHAWATWRVYQMDKKLHDGEGDTAFLEAVFHKLTLNFTWWVNRKDKSERNIFEGGFLGLDNIGVFDRSAPLPTGGYIEQSDGTSWMAMFALNMMRMAMELARTNPVYQEIAGKFFEHFLYIADAMTRGGDGQFNLWDEEDQFYYDVLHTPDDARTKLRVRSIVGLIPLFAVEVIDDELLSSLPEFTERARWLIENRPHLAQLVARWHEQGKGARHLLSLLRRSRLRNLLRRMLDEQEFLSDFGIRAMSRYHLETPYVYSTPETDFTVQYVPGEAESSMFGGNSNWRGPIWFPINYLIIESLQRFHAYYGDAFQVEYPTGSGRQHTLQEIADALSGRLTKLFLQDENGRRPAFADDELMQTDPHFKDYLLFHEYFHGDNGRGLGASHQTGWTGLIVRLLRHREPETVTASWVAGSATEE from the coding sequence ATGACGCAGGAACAGGCACGCTTAGCCCAACACCAGAATGGTGCGGCTCTCTGGAAGAAATTTGGCCCCTACCTCACCGAACGGCAGTGGGGCACGGTGCGCGAGGATTACAGCCCCGACGGCAATGCCTGGAACTACCTCACCCACGACATGGCCCGCAGCGTGGCCTACCGCTGGGGCGAGGAGGGCTTGGGCGGCCTCTCCGACGATCAGCAGCACCTGTGCTTGGCCGTGGGCCTCTGGAACGGGCAAGATGAGTTGCTGAAGGAGCGGCTGTTTGGCCTCACCAACGGCGAGGGCAACCACGGCGAGGACGTAAAGGAGCAGTATTACTACCTCGATAGCACCCCGTCGCACTCCTATATGAAGATGCTGTATAAGTATCCGCAGCGGGAGTTTCCGTACGAGGAGTTGCGTCAGGAGAATGCCCGGCGCACCCGTCAGGACCCCGAGTTTGAACTGCTGGATACCGGTATCTTCGCCGAGAACCGCTACTTCGACGTGTTCATTGAGTACGCCAAAGCAGGCTCCGAGGACATTCTGCTCCAGATAACGGTGCATAACCGGGGCCCCGAGGCGGCCCCGCTGCACGTGCTTCCCCAGCTTTGGTTCCGCAATACCTGGGCCTGGGGCTACGAGAACAAGTCGGCGGTGCCGTTGCTGCGGGCTACCGGCCCGGCTACCGCGCAGGCCGAGCACCCGGCTCTGGGCCGCTACCACGTCTACTCGGATCAGCCAGCCGCGCTGCTGTTCTGCGACAACGACACCAATTTCCACCGCACCGGTGGCCCGTCGGGCACAGCCAAAAACGGCCGCTATTTCAAGGATGGCATCAACGATTATCTGGTAGGAGGCGACTACACAGCCGTGAACCCTAACCGCCAAGGCACCAAGATGGCCGCCCATCACAGCCTAGAAATCGGGCCGGGAGAGGCGCGGGTGGTACGGTTCCGGCTGAGCCCTCAGGAACTGGCCGCGCCGTTTGCCGATTTCGATACGATTGTGGCCGAGCGGCTGCGCGAGGCCGACGACTTCTATAGCTGCATGCAGCAGGAGGTAGCCGATAATGCCGATGCCCGCAATATTCAGCGGCAGGCCTTCGCCGGCATGCTCTGGAGCAAGCAGTTCTATTATTACGATGTCACGCAGTGGCTGGATGGCGACCCGGCCCTGCCTCGCCTGCCTGCCCGCCGCCGCAAAGGCCGCAACAGCAACTGGCGGCACCTGCACAACCAGGACATCATCTCAATGCCGGACAAGTGGGAGTACCCGTGGTATGCGGCCTGGGACCTGGCGTTTCACTGTATCCCGCTGGCCATGGTGGACGCCGACTTTGCCAAGAACCAGCTTCGGCTGCTGTGCCGCGACTGGTACCTGCACCCGAGCGGGCAACTGCCGGCGTACGAGTGGAACCTGAACGACGTGAACCCGCCGGTGCATGCCTGGGCTACGTGGCGGGTGTATCAGATGGACAAAAAGCTCCATGATGGTGAAGGCGACACAGCCTTTCTGGAAGCGGTTTTTCATAAGCTGACGCTGAACTTCACCTGGTGGGTGAATCGGAAAGACAAAAGCGAGCGGAACATCTTCGAGGGTGGCTTTCTGGGGCTGGATAACATCGGCGTGTTTGATAGGAGCGCGCCGCTGCCCACCGGCGGTTACATCGAGCAGAGCGACGGCACAAGCTGGATGGCTATGTTCGCTCTGAACATGATGCGCATGGCCATGGAGCTGGCCCGCACCAACCCCGTATATCAGGAAATTGCCGGCAAATTCTTCGAGCACTTCCTTTACATTGCCGACGCCATGACGCGCGGCGGCGACGGGCAGTTCAACCTCTGGGACGAGGAAGACCAGTTCTACTACGATGTGCTGCACACCCCCGACGACGCCCGCACCAAGCTGCGCGTGCGCTCCATCGTGGGCCTGATCCCGCTGTTTGCCGTGGAAGTCATCGACGACGAGCTGCTCAGCTCCCTGCCCGAATTTACGGAGCGGGCCCGCTGGCTGATTGAGAACCGACCGCACCTGGCCCAGCTGGTAGCGCGTTGGCACGAGCAGGGCAAAGGGGCCCGCCACCTGCTGAGTCTGCTGCGCCGCAGCCGCCTGCGCAACCTGCTCCGGCGCATGCTCGATGAACAGGAGTTTCTATCCGATTTCGGCATCCGGGCCATGTCGCGCTACCACCTGGAAACCCCTTACGTGTACAGTACCCCGGAAACCGACTTCACGGTGCAGTACGTGCCGGGCGAGGCCGAAAGCAGTATGTTCGGGGGCAACAGCAACTGGCGCGGCCCCATCTGGTTTCCCATCAACTACCTTATCATCGAGTCGCTGCAACGCTTCCACGCTTACTACGGTGATGCATTCCAAGTGGAATATCCCACGGGCTCGGGCCGGCAGCACACGCTTCAGGAAATTGCCGATGCGTTGTCGGGCCGCCTCACCAAGCTGTTTCTCCAAGATGAAAACGGCCGCCGCCCCGCCTTCGCCGACGATGAACTGATGCAGACGGACCCGCACTTCAAGGACTACTTGCTCTTCCACGAATACTTCCACGGCGACAATGGCCGGGGCCTGGGTGCCAGCCACCAAACCGGCTGGACGGGCCTGATTGTGCGCCTGCTGCGCCACCGCGAGCCTGAGACCGTGACGGCTAGTTGGGTTGCGGGCTCAGCCACGGAAGAGTAA
- a CDS encoding bile acid:sodium symporter family protein translates to MIQPASPPAPLPPTENRLLALLRRAGLLDWFLLGLVGAVALAYLIPDFGSKSSPIPWKAITTAGVALIFFFYGLRLSLDKLQAGLRNWRLHVVVQLITFVAFPVLALLFRPLFEGQKGVQLWQSIFFLCTLPSTVSTSVVMVSIARGNLPAAIFNASISSLLGILLTPLWTSLFLHTSADGGHLWGLALSLTWQVILPVVAGVLLNQRFGAFAERHKGRLRISDQIVILLIVFTAFCESFAEGIFRSYAPADVALLGLGMVGLYLAIFGVVWGLSRLLGFSREDRITALFCGSKKSLVHGSVMASLLFPGMAGTGLLLLPLMLYHALQIILASMMAQHLGRQPQAQDVANFVSTTRLK, encoded by the coding sequence ATGATCCAGCCTGCTTCTCCTCCCGCTCCCCTGCCCCCCACCGAAAACCGTTTACTGGCCCTGTTGCGCCGCGCCGGCCTGCTTGATTGGTTTCTGCTGGGTCTGGTGGGGGCAGTAGCTTTGGCGTACCTGATTCCGGATTTCGGCAGCAAAAGCAGCCCGATTCCCTGGAAAGCCATTACCACGGCCGGCGTGGCCCTGATTTTTTTCTTTTACGGCCTGCGCTTGAGCCTCGATAAATTGCAGGCCGGTCTGCGCAATTGGCGGCTGCACGTAGTGGTGCAGTTGATTACGTTCGTGGCGTTTCCGGTGCTGGCTTTACTGTTCCGGCCGTTGTTTGAGGGACAGAAAGGTGTGCAGCTCTGGCAGAGTATCTTCTTTCTGTGTACGCTGCCCAGCACGGTCTCCACGTCGGTGGTGATGGTGAGCATTGCCCGGGGCAACCTGCCGGCGGCCATCTTCAACGCCAGCATCAGCAGCCTGCTGGGTATCCTGCTTACTCCGCTCTGGACTAGCCTGTTCCTACACACTTCCGCCGATGGCGGCCACCTCTGGGGCTTAGCCCTGAGCCTGACCTGGCAAGTAATTCTGCCGGTGGTGGCGGGCGTACTACTCAACCAGCGCTTCGGGGCGTTTGCCGAGCGCCACAAGGGCCGCCTGCGCATCTCCGACCAAATAGTGATTCTGCTGATTGTGTTTACCGCCTTCTGTGAGTCGTTTGCCGAGGGCATTTTCCGCAGCTATGCCCCCGCCGATGTAGCCCTGTTGGGTCTGGGGATGGTGGGCCTGTACTTGGCTATTTTCGGGGTGGTGTGGGGCCTGAGCCGACTACTGGGCTTCTCCCGCGAAGACCGGATTACAGCTTTGTTCTGCGGCTCCAAGAAGTCGTTAGTACATGGTAGCGTGATGGCCAGTCTGCTGTTCCCGGGTATGGCCGGTACGGGGCTGCTGCTGCTACCGCTCATGCTCTATCATGCCCTACAGATCATTCTGGCCAGTATGATGGCCCAGCACCTGGGCCGCCAGCCCCAGGCCCAAGACGTTGCAAATTTCGTTTCGACCACCCGGCTGAAATAG
- a CDS encoding DUF6691 family protein, whose product MKNLKYLVMGTLFGVILTKSEVVSWFRIQEMFRFQSFHMYGVIGSAIIVGILSIQLIKRNRLRTISGEEIRLADKQYSHGTWLGGLIFGLGWAITGACPGPLFAQLGSGAPAAAVMILAALAGTWTYSALRDKLPM is encoded by the coding sequence ATGAAAAACCTCAAATACCTGGTGATGGGCACGCTCTTCGGCGTTATCCTGACCAAAAGTGAAGTGGTGAGCTGGTTTCGGATTCAGGAAATGTTCCGGTTTCAGAGCTTCCACATGTACGGCGTTATCGGCTCGGCCATTATCGTCGGCATCCTGTCCATTCAACTCATCAAGCGCAACCGCCTGCGCACCATCAGCGGTGAGGAAATCCGGCTGGCCGACAAGCAATACAGCCACGGCACTTGGCTGGGCGGCCTGATTTTCGGGCTGGGCTGGGCCATTACGGGCGCCTGCCCGGGCCCTTTGTTTGCGCAGCTGGGCAGCGGCGCACCCGCCGCCGCCGTCATGATTCTGGCGGCCCTGGCCGGCACCTGGACCTACAGCGCCCTGCGCGACAAGCTGCCGATGTAG